The DNA sequence TAATAATCATAAATATGATCGGAAATTAACTGAATATTCATTCTATACTTTTTCTGAAATAAAATAATTTAAATTAATTTTCATTTTCTATTCACAAAATATAAATTAAATGTAAGAAAAACTTATTCGAATTTGCCTAATTATTAGAGACTTCTGAAATATTCAAATTGTCATTCCCGTGAAAACGGGAATCTATTGAATTCTCTCTGGATTCCCACTTTCGTGGGAATGACAAGCAGCATTAATTTAATTTTTCAGAAGTTTCTATTATTTATTAAGAATGAGTTTGTATTTTATTTTGGCGGGAATATTCAAACAAAAATGAAAATGAGAAACCATCAATTAATTGTACTACTTAAAATCCTTCCAAAGTTACATTCCCTTTATTGGAATATAAATATAATTCACCTTGGTTATTGTTTAGTGTTCCTTTAATTTCTTTCGAAGTTGAAGATGTTAATGTTAAATTCAAATTAGTGTAATTTAGATTACCGGAATCAGTTTTTAGATTAACATTTGTATTTGAACTGGCTGGAATTTTCACAACAATATTTCCACTTTCGGAAATTATTGTACAATTTCCATTCTCTGGCAAACTTGTTGTTGCTGTTATGTTGCCTTTAATTGACTTAATATTTATAGAACCATAAACACTATTCACCGTTGATTCATAATCAACGGTTTCAATTTTTACGTCGGAATCCAAATAACTTACATAACTTCCTTCATTATATTTTGTTATGAAAAGTTTTTTATTGTAAGGAATATTAATACTCAAATTATTCTTAAAAAGTTCATTGTCATTTTCCGGAGAATCAACAAAGATATTTAAAGTATCTTGAACCTGAGAAGAATTCAAAACAATTTTACTAAATGCTTCCTCACTTAAAGATAGTTCTTTTACTTTTACAGTTTTATCCAATAAAAAAGATGCTTCGTTTACATTTGTTGTGCCGTTAACAATTACAAATCCAATTGAGTTGGAAATTTTAATTACGTTAATATTTTCTGGGATCGATTTGGAATTGGTAAATCTTTTATTGTATTCAAATAGTGTTTCCGGTTCCGATGAATTGTCTTTGCAGTTATTAACAATTATTAATGTTGAGGCAAACAATAATGAAGACAAATATTTTTTAAAGTTTGATTTGTTCACGTATGAATTAAAATTAATGATTTAAATTCTAATTAATAATTAAATAAAAAATTTAATTATTGCAATACAATTATTGATAAACAATTGAGTTTATTTAAGGAAATAATAATTATTTATTTGATAAGGATTTTATATCATTTACAATTTCAAGAATATTAATTTTACTTCCGATATAATTTCTTCGTACAATTCCTTTTTGGTCAATTAACTGAATTCTATCCGTGTGAACATAGTAATAAGTTTTTAATCCGTTTTCATAAACTGTAGAATCCGATTTGATAATTACCATTCCAACATTTTTCATTAAAGAATCAATAACATCTTTTGAGCCGGTTAAAAAGTGCCAGTTAGCCAAATTTAAATCTCTAACTTTTGCAAAACTTTTAAGTACGGAAGGTTTATCAACATCAGGATCAAAACTGATTGAAATGAATTCTACATTTTGAATTTTCTGTTTATTTAATTCCTCTTGAATTAAACGCATGTTGTTTGTTGTTAATGGACAAACATCAACGCAGTTAGAAAAAATGTAACCAACAACCGCAATTTTTTCATTAATAATTTTAGGAAATTTAATTTCGAGACTGTCTTGATTGAATAAAGAATAGGAATGTTTGTTTAAATCTTCAAGTTCCTCTAAACCGGCTTTGCAAGATATTAACACTAAAAAAATTATAATAAATATCAACATTAAATTTAGTTTCATTTTTCACTCTACAAAATTATTTATTCGAGGATGGTAGTTCATCGGGTTCACAATATTCTGCATTTTGCAATGCATCATTAGATAATTTTGGACTAATATAATCAATGTTTAAATTTAAACCTCTAAGTATAAAAATAACTGCTAAAATTATTGCAAATACAGGAATTAATTTATTCATTTTTCGTTTTACATTTATGCTGATAAATTTTCCAACTAAAGCAGTTCCCAACATTATTGGAGTTGTGCCTAAGCCAAAAAGTGCCATAAATATTGCTCCGGATAATGCATTGCCGGTTGTAATTGCTCCAGCCAACGCAACATAAACAAATCCGCAAGGCAGAAATCCATTTAAAATTCCAAAAATTAAAAGTGAAAATGGAGAACCGGATTTTGTTAATTTTTTAAATGAACCTTTTACAAAATTGCTTAAGAATTGATAAGGATAAGTTGAAGATAATTTTCCTTTAAATTTATTCGGTAACAAATAATAAAGTAAAATTGAAATTCCGATTGCGATTGTTGCAAATTGTTGAAATCCAACAAAAGTAATTCCTCTTCCAAAAAATCCGAATACAGCTCCAAAAAATGTGTACGTAATTACTCGACCAATATTATAAAGTATTCGGCTAATAATTAAAATAAAATTTGAAGAATTTCCGGTTGGCAAAGCTAATACTATTGGTCCGCACATTCCCACACAATGGAAACTACCTAAAAAGCCAATTAAAAAACCGCCTAAAACTTCTGGACCCATAAAAATTCTTCATTATTACTATAATAAAATTAACTTGATTCTATAAGAATTAAAAATGATTTGCAAATTATAATCATTATTTCAGAAATAAAAATTATCTTAAGATTGATCGTCCATATAAAAGTATGTATATTTATATCTAATTATTTGGATTTAAGTTTGATAAAAAATTCTACTTTTGAATGGGATGATTTAAAAAATTTAATTAATGAAGAAAAACATGGTTTGAGTTTTGAAAAAGCTCAATTTGCTTTTTCTGATCCTCAAAGAGTAATTGCAGAAGATATTGAACATAGTAAAATTGAAAAGAGATATTATTGTTTTGGTAAAATAAATAATGAAATTGTTACGGTAAGATTTACTTTAAGAAAAAATAAAATAAGAATTATTGGCGCTGGTTATTGGAGAAAGGGGAAACAAATTTATGAAAAAGAAAATAAAATATAGTGATGAACAACTTGGTGAAATACTAATTGTAAAGGATTTTTTACCTAAACCGGAAGATTTAGTTTACAAGGAAGAAACTATAAAAATTACACTGAATCTGAGTAAGTCAAGTATTGAGTTTTTTAAACAAATTGCTAAAAAACATGGCAGCCAATATCAAAAAGTTATTAGAAATTTACTTGATAATTATACCTCCCATTATTCAAATTAGTTAAAAATATTAAAGCCAAACTCTATTTATTAAAAAATATTTTATCGGATAAAAAGTAACCGAAATAGCATAAACAGAATTAAATGATAGCGATATTTTTATTCTATCAATTTCAATGTTGAAGAAATATTTCAAGACAAAATTTGCGATTCCGAAAAAAGTTCCGGCAAGCAGAAAAATATATAAAAAGTAACCTATAAAATTATAATCTTTTTGTAAAATGCAAAAAGGGCAGTGATGTGTTGGCAGTTCATAAATGTAAGTTCCAAAAAAACTTGTAAGTGTAATTAAAGAAAAAATTAGAAAAACCAAATTTACAATTCCTATTACTTTTAGATTTTTCTTAAAAGTGAAATAGAGAAGAGCTAAAAATAGTCCGTAAAATATTGGTACGGAAATGTAATTCGGAATATTTGTAAGTTGTCCAACAATAGAGATTGTTTCGGAATTAAAAACTGTACTGCAGCAGCTTACAAGCTCTTGCGGTTTAATATCAAAGAAATAAAGGTACTGTAGAATTACTTCAGCTAAAAAGAAAAAATAGATGTATAAAAAATATTTAAACTTACTTTTTGTGTAAGGATAACTTTCGTTTTTCAAATCTTGATTATTTATCAAAATCCAAAATCCGTATAAATAAATATTTAAAATTTTTATCAACAAAAGATATAAACCAAAATCAGATGCAGAAGTTACACCAACTGCGCACATTGCGCCGGGAATAATTAATGATAATTTATCTAATGTATAAATGAAAAATATTATTGAAACAATTTTTAGATACAATGAAAACTTAATAATGTAAGAAGCCAAGTAACTTTGCTTTTCAAGATTATATTGATTTGAAGATGTTTCACTTAAGTTAAAATTCTTAGATATTTTATAAGAAATTATTGCGGCAATTGTGTTGAAGACGAAAAGTAGAAAATCTTCAATAAGCAAAACCATTACTTCCGGAGTTAGTAAAATGTTCATCTAATTTCACCCAAATGAATATCGATGATTTCATCAACAAAATCCAAATTGTAAAATATAGGATCATGACTTGCTAAAAGAATTGTAATACCTTTTTCTTTTAACCTTCTAATTATATCAACAAAATTATGAGAAAGCTTTTCATCTAAATTTGCGGTTGGTTCATCTGCTAAAATAATTTTCGGTTGATTAATTAATGCTCTTGCAATTGCAACTCTTTGCTGTTCTCCTCCGGATAATTTTTTTACCAGAACATTGTTTTTTTCGATAATAGAAAAATCATTTAATATTTCTTCTGCTCTTTTTTCAATTTCTGATTTATGCAATTTGCTTGGAATTAATGGAGCTACAATATTATCAAACGCACTAAGATCTGAAATGAGATTAAATTTTTGAAATATGAAACCAATTTTTTCTTGTCGCAACAAAGAAGAAAATTTATCCGGAAGCTTTGCAATTGATTTTTGATCAACAAAAACTTCGCCGTTTGTTGGTTTAATTAATCCGCCGACAATTGATAAAATTGTGCTTTTGCCGCTCCCGCTTGGTCCACGCAAAATTGTAAAATTATTTTTTCCAACTTTTAGAGAAATATTTTTCAGAACATGATGCTCATCTGCTTTTCCAATATTATAAATTTTATTTATGTTCTTTAGTTCAATCAACGCATTACCTCATCAGCATCAATAATTGCGGCACGCCAAGAAGGAATAATTGTTGCCAAAATATAAATTGGGACGGTAAGAATAAAAATTAAAAAGAGAATATTAAAATCAACAAATGGAATTAGTTGAAACGAAGGTTTTAGTTTGCTGACTCCGGTAAAAATATTTCTTAATAATGGAGCCTGTAAATTGAAAACATAAAAAAGAGCAAGACTGGTTCCAAGAAAAAATGAAAAGAGTGAAATAAAAATTCCCTCAATAAATTTCATTTGTAAAATATTTTCTGTCTGCCAGCCGACAGCTTTTAAAATTCCAATTTCTCTTTGATCTTCTTTGCTTAATCCGCTTGATTTATCATAAATTAAAATAAAAAATGAAATAAATGCTGATATAAGAAGTGCTAAAAATATTCCGCTTTTGTAATCAAAAATATTTTGATAGGACGCTTCAATATCATCCTTACTAACAATTCTGCAATCGGGAAACAAATTTTGAAGTTTTTGTTTTACAATTTCAATTTCGTTGGGATTTGGAATTTGAACGATTATATCATTCGCAAAGTTTTCCGGCATATCAAATAATTCTCTAACATAATTTACGGGCATTAGAATTATATCGTTGGTTTCTAAGTTTGATTCGCTTGTAAATGAGCCCAGAATTTTTGCTTCTAACTTTCCGCCTTTCGCTTTATTGAAAACAAAATATTTTTTGTAGAAATTTTTTTCGAGAAGATTTATTACGCCTTCACCGGCAATTATAAAAGGTGATGAAACCGTATCGATTTTATCGGAATAAAAATTTATTATATCATTATAATTTTCTTTGTAAGATTTTAGATCAAAGTCTAAACCAACAATTGTAAAATTTACATTTTCATTTACGAAATAATAATATCCCCAAATTCTTT is a window from the Ignavibacteriota bacterium genome containing:
- a CDS encoding SCO family protein; amino-acid sequence: MKLNLMLIFIIIFLVLISCKAGLEELEDLNKHSYSLFNQDSLEIKFPKIINEKIAVVGYIFSNCVDVCPLTTNNMRLIQEELNKQKIQNVEFISISFDPDVDKPSVLKSFAKVRDLNLANWHFLTGSKDVIDSLMKNVGMVIIKSDSTVYENGLKTYYYVHTDRIQLIDQKGIVRRNYIGSKINILEIVNDIKSLSNK
- a CDS encoding sulfite exporter TauE/SafE family protein is translated as MGPEVLGGFLIGFLGSFHCVGMCGPIVLALPTGNSSNFILIISRILYNIGRVITYTFFGAVFGFFGRGITFVGFQQFATIAIGISILLYYLLPNKFKGKLSSTYPYQFLSNFVKGSFKKLTKSGSPFSLLIFGILNGFLPCGFVYVALAGAITTGNALSGAIFMALFGLGTTPIMLGTALVGKFISINVKRKMNKLIPVFAIILAVIFILRGLNLNIDYISPKLSNDALQNAEYCEPDELPSSNK
- a CDS encoding BrnT family toxin; its protein translation is MKNSTFEWDDLKNLINEEKHGLSFEKAQFAFSDPQRVIAEDIEHSKIEKRYYCFGKINNEIVTVRFTLRKNKIRIIGAGYWRKGKQIYEKENKI
- a CDS encoding CopG family transcriptional regulator — its product is MKKKIKYSDEQLGEILIVKDFLPKPEDLVYKEETIKITLNLSKSSIEFFKQIAKKHGSQYQKVIRNLLDNYTSHYSN
- a CDS encoding ABC transporter ATP-binding protein: MIELKNINKIYNIGKADEHHVLKNISLKVGKNNFTILRGPSGSGKSTILSIVGGLIKPTNGEVFVDQKSIAKLPDKFSSLLRQEKIGFIFQKFNLISDLSAFDNIVAPLIPSKLHKSEIEKRAEEILNDFSIIEKNNVLVKKLSGGEQQRVAIARALINQPKIILADEPTANLDEKLSHNFVDIIRRLKEKGITILLASHDPIFYNLDFVDEIIDIHLGEIR
- a CDS encoding FtsX-like permease family protein, whose protein sequence is MNFKLLEFTLNFLQRRFVKKISVIFVFSLLVFLLVSVFTISSSIKKELEITVDSLPELIVQRMVGGRQTLIPIERVYKIATLPGVSNVNERIWGYYYFVNENVNFTIVGLDFDLKSYKENYNDIINFYSDKIDTVSSPFIIAGEGVINLLEKNFYKKYFVFNKAKGGKLEAKILGSFTSESNLETNDIILMPVNYVRELFDMPENFANDIIVQIPNPNEIEIVKQKLQNLFPDCRIVSKDDIEASYQNIFDYKSGIFLALLISAFISFFILIYDKSSGLSKEDQREIGILKAVGWQTENILQMKFIEGIFISLFSFFLGTSLALFYVFNLQAPLLRNIFTGVSKLKPSFQLIPFVDFNILFLIFILTVPIYILATIIPSWRAAIIDADEVMR